The Synergistaceae bacterium genome window below encodes:
- a CDS encoding gamma-glutamyltransferase family protein, whose amino-acid sequence MDLKYDPHYYPYPSRRSVVYASRGMVCTSHPLAANAGLDIMKAGGNAVDAAVATAAALTVVEPTANGIGSDAFALIWKEGKLYGFNASGPSPAAITMSVAESRGWKDTGKMPRFGWAPVTVPGAPAAWAELASRMGRLSLETDLVPAIDLARRGHAVSVSTSRYWEMGIKRYSSEKGEEFRAWFDTFANGGRAPRPGEVWRSEPHASTLERIGASGARDFYEGAIASRIIDAARSSGGYITGEDLASFSPEWVEPIGVKYRGYDVWEIPPNGQGIAALIALSLLDGFEFSYHDDPACVHLQIEAMKAAFADAHRYVADPRFAEVPVKELLSRAYADSRRADIGDRAADWRAGDPKPGGTVYLCTADAEGTMVSYIQSNYMGFGSGVVIPGTGIALNNRGHCFSLEDGYPNVLAPGKRPYNTIIPGFLTKEGVPVGPFGVMGGFMQPQGHVQVVMNTLDFAMNPQQALDAPRWQWTGGVDVSVECSFNQDLAHSLARRGHSMKYEMEPGGFGRGQVIWRTPYGTLAGATESRTDGCAAAW is encoded by the coding sequence ATGGATTTAAAATACGACCCTCACTACTACCCTTACCCCTCCAGGAGGAGCGTGGTGTACGCATCCAGGGGGATGGTGTGCACCTCTCATCCTCTGGCGGCGAACGCGGGGCTTGACATAATGAAAGCGGGAGGAAACGCCGTGGACGCCGCCGTGGCGACTGCCGCGGCTCTGACCGTCGTGGAGCCGACCGCAAACGGGATCGGCAGCGACGCCTTCGCGCTGATCTGGAAGGAGGGCAAACTCTACGGCTTCAACGCCAGCGGCCCGTCCCCGGCGGCTATCACCATGTCCGTCGCCGAGTCGCGCGGCTGGAAGGACACGGGGAAAATGCCCAGGTTCGGCTGGGCGCCCGTGACGGTCCCCGGTGCTCCCGCCGCCTGGGCGGAGCTTGCGTCCAGGATGGGAAGGCTGTCGCTCGAGACGGACCTGGTTCCCGCCATCGATTTGGCCCGCCGCGGGCACGCCGTGTCGGTGTCGACCTCCCGCTACTGGGAGATGGGGATAAAGAGATATTCATCCGAGAAGGGAGAGGAGTTCCGCGCCTGGTTCGATACCTTCGCTAATGGCGGACGAGCGCCCCGACCGGGAGAGGTTTGGAGGTCCGAGCCCCACGCCTCGACCCTTGAGCGGATCGGCGCAAGCGGGGCGAGGGACTTTTACGAGGGTGCCATCGCCTCCCGCATCATCGACGCGGCCCGCAGCAGCGGGGGGTACATCACCGGGGAGGATCTCGCGTCCTTCTCGCCCGAGTGGGTGGAGCCGATAGGGGTGAAGTACCGCGGGTACGACGTCTGGGAGATCCCCCCGAACGGGCAGGGGATAGCCGCCCTGATAGCCCTGTCGCTGCTCGACGGCTTCGAATTCTCGTATCACGACGACCCGGCCTGCGTCCACCTTCAGATAGAGGCGATGAAGGCCGCCTTCGCGGACGCTCACCGTTACGTAGCGGATCCTCGTTTTGCCGAAGTGCCGGTGAAGGAGCTGCTCTCCCGGGCATACGCCGACTCCCGCCGCGCCGATATTGGCGACAGGGCCGCCGACTGGAGAGCAGGAGACCCCAAGCCGGGAGGCACGGTCTACCTCTGCACGGCCGACGCCGAAGGGACGATGGTCTCCTACATCCAGAGCAACTACATGGGCTTCGGCTCTGGCGTTGTGATTCCGGGGACGGGCATTGCCCTCAACAACAGGGGCCACTGCTTCTCCCTGGAGGATGGGTATCCGAACGTCCTCGCCCCAGGAAAGCGCCCGTACAACACGATAATCCCCGGCTTTCTCACCAAAGAGGGAGTGCCGGTGGGGCCCTTCGGGGTGATGGGTGGCTTCATGCAGCCGCAGGGTCACGTGCAGGTGGTCATGAATACTCTCGACTTCGCCATGAACCCCCAGCAGGCCCTGGACGCGCCGCGATGGCAGTGGACCGGCGGGGTCGACGTATCGGTCGAATGTTCGTTCAACCAAGACCTTGCGCACAGCCTGGCGAGGAGGGGACACTCCATGAAATACGAGATGGAGCCGGGCGGCTTCGGACGAGGGCAGGTAATCTGGAGGACGCCGTACGGAACCCTGGCGGGCGCGACCGAGTCCAGGACCGACGGTTGCGCGGCGGCATGGTGA
- a CDS encoding HD-GYP domain-containing protein, with amino-acid sequence MPVSEIQPPWVIDEDILSPSGVPLVVSGAPITPSLKNAMIRNGIMTIRVRTPDEKSYDHKSPIPVGLKATVKQGVQKIMHQTSRGRRISPKLLAEVEGQISILIEALFAGEGHVFSELRSLSNHSEYTYEHSWSVTLFSVVLSRAAWESGVLKRFDYTARLNLGMGAVLHDIGKTFVPPDILDKPGPLDEAEWDVMRLHPKKGFDLLRSYNYLMPMVRAIVAFHHERLDGSGYGLVKGKHLDGENIPMLVRLVSIADAFDAMTSSRPYKRGMLPFEALEVVLDGAGSQFDPDIAPLMGRVVVPFPAGSLLLMKDGSVASVQTPGGLNERSQRPECITVASLSKEVRRPLGDVFTLKDRLDVLLGATCPEGLVERLFKEGDSRMFTRGGDKRISLQAALPLWDELFSKALEKALT; translated from the coding sequence TTGCCTGTAAGTGAAATCCAGCCCCCCTGGGTCATAGACGAGGACATCCTCTCTCCCAGCGGAGTACCGCTGGTCGTCAGCGGGGCGCCCATAACGCCGTCGCTGAAGAACGCCATGATCCGAAACGGGATAATGACCATCAGGGTCAGGACCCCCGACGAGAAGAGCTACGACCATAAATCGCCGATACCGGTCGGCCTGAAGGCCACGGTGAAACAGGGCGTGCAGAAAATAATGCACCAGACGTCGCGCGGCCGGAGGATCTCCCCCAAGCTGCTCGCCGAGGTGGAGGGTCAGATATCGATCCTGATCGAAGCACTCTTCGCCGGGGAGGGCCATGTCTTCTCCGAGCTAAGATCCCTCTCCAACCACAGCGAATACACCTATGAGCACTCATGGTCGGTTACTCTCTTCTCCGTGGTCCTGAGCAGGGCGGCCTGGGAGAGCGGTGTCCTGAAGAGGTTCGACTATACGGCGAGGCTCAACCTGGGTATGGGGGCCGTGCTCCACGACATAGGCAAGACATTCGTTCCCCCTGATATCCTGGACAAGCCAGGACCGCTGGACGAGGCCGAGTGGGACGTGATGCGCCTTCACCCCAAAAAGGGCTTCGACCTGCTGCGCTCCTACAACTACCTCATGCCCATGGTACGGGCCATCGTCGCCTTCCATCACGAGCGCCTCGACGGAAGCGGCTACGGCCTTGTCAAGGGGAAACACCTCGATGGCGAGAACATACCGATGCTGGTGAGGCTCGTATCGATCGCCGACGCCTTCGACGCCATGACGAGCTCGCGACCCTACAAGAGAGGCATGCTCCCCTTCGAGGCTTTGGAGGTCGTCCTCGATGGTGCCGGCAGCCAGTTCGACCCGGACATCGCTCCCCTGATGGGCAGGGTGGTCGTGCCGTTCCCGGCAGGCTCCCTCCTGCTGATGAAGGACGGCTCGGTGGCCTCGGTCCAGACGCCCGGAGGCCTGAATGAACGCTCTCAGCGGCCTGAGTGCATAACGGTGGCCTCACTGTCGAAAGAGGTCCGGAGGCCGCTGGGGGACGTCTTCACCCTGAAAGACCGCTTGGACGTCCTGCTGGGCGCGACGTGTCCGGAAGGACTTGTTGAAAGGCTCTTCAAGGAGGGCGACTCCCGGATGTTTACTCGGGGAGGGGACAAGCGCATCTCCCTGCAGGCGGCTCTTCCCCTGTGGGACGAGCTTTTTTCGAAGGCCCTGGAGAAGGCCTTGACATAG
- a CDS encoding adenine deaminase, translated as MNIDSLLAVARGDSPADLVLRGSLVANVFTLEYEKVDVAIYGGRIAGVGHGYDGRDEQDLSGLVLAPGFLDGHCHIESTMLTPAGFSELTSVRGTSAAAADPHEIANTCGMAGVEYMWRESLDCPVDILFTAPSCVPASPFETPLEPLDAEAIAEMFERGMCDSLGEVMNYPGVIHGDAALWAKLYASGRRPRSGHAPGLSGKELCAYLLSGCDSDHESFAIDEGREKLRRGMWLMIREGATEKNLAELAKLVKEDPARSSRCMMVSDDLTARYLRDFGHMDEKMRLSTRLGIPPLIALRMITLSTAEYFGWRDRGAIAPGRRADLVAVDSLENCNALKVWKDGELVAEEGRLLAGQLPRAKPPVVRTKPVSVPPGESFRVEVPSGARIRAIGVKRGQVVTEHLLIEPTVRDGLAVADPSRDLAYLAVLEKNQGTGRLAVGFVRGLGLKEGAICSSVAHDAHNFVAAGMDIASIRRAFAFLVEQGGGIAAVRGENVLSSLSLPVGGLMNPSPADEVIDSFEKVERAAAGLGTDLEHPFMAMSFLSLSVIPELKLTDQGYVDLGRGGLQSMFIE; from the coding sequence GTGAACATCGATTCCTTGCTGGCGGTCGCCAGGGGCGACTCTCCTGCCGACTTGGTGCTGCGGGGTTCGCTGGTGGCGAATGTATTCACCCTGGAGTACGAGAAGGTCGACGTGGCGATATACGGCGGTCGCATCGCCGGGGTGGGGCATGGGTACGACGGACGCGACGAGCAGGACCTCTCGGGTCTTGTGCTTGCGCCGGGCTTTCTGGATGGGCACTGCCATATCGAGAGCACCATGCTGACCCCTGCGGGCTTCTCCGAGCTGACTTCTGTGCGCGGCACCTCCGCGGCAGCGGCAGACCCGCACGAGATAGCCAACACCTGTGGCATGGCCGGGGTCGAGTATATGTGGCGCGAAAGCCTCGACTGCCCGGTGGACATCCTCTTCACCGCCCCCTCCTGCGTTCCTGCCTCGCCCTTCGAGACGCCGCTTGAGCCGCTTGACGCGGAGGCGATAGCCGAGATGTTCGAGCGAGGCATGTGCGACTCGCTCGGCGAGGTGATGAACTACCCCGGCGTCATCCACGGGGATGCGGCCCTGTGGGCCAAGCTGTACGCATCCGGAAGGAGACCCCGCTCGGGGCATGCCCCCGGGCTCTCCGGAAAGGAGCTCTGCGCCTACCTTCTATCCGGCTGCGACTCCGACCACGAGAGCTTTGCCATCGACGAGGGCCGGGAGAAGCTACGGCGCGGCATGTGGCTCATGATCCGCGAGGGTGCAACCGAGAAAAACCTCGCCGAGCTCGCGAAGCTGGTAAAGGAGGACCCCGCCCGCTCAAGCCGCTGCATGATGGTCAGCGACGACCTCACCGCCCGCTACCTCAGGGACTTCGGCCACATGGACGAGAAGATGCGACTTTCAACCCGACTTGGAATTCCCCCCCTGATTGCCCTTCGAATGATCACCCTATCAACGGCCGAGTACTTCGGCTGGCGCGACAGGGGCGCCATAGCCCCGGGCCGCCGGGCGGACCTGGTCGCGGTCGACTCGCTTGAGAACTGCAACGCACTGAAGGTCTGGAAGGACGGCGAGCTTGTCGCCGAGGAGGGAAGGCTGCTGGCTGGCCAGCTACCCCGCGCGAAGCCGCCCGTAGTCAGGACGAAGCCGGTCTCCGTTCCGCCCGGGGAGTCCTTCCGGGTCGAGGTGCCGAGCGGCGCTAGGATAAGGGCCATCGGCGTCAAGAGGGGGCAGGTGGTTACCGAACATTTGCTGATCGAGCCGACCGTCCGCGATGGACTGGCCGTCGCCGATCCCTCGCGCGACCTGGCGTACCTCGCGGTACTCGAGAAGAACCAGGGGACGGGCAGGCTGGCCGTGGGCTTTGTCCGGGGGCTTGGGCTGAAGGAGGGCGCTATCTGCTCCTCCGTGGCCCACGACGCTCACAACTTCGTAGCGGCCGGGATGGACATCGCTTCCATTAGGAGGGCCTTCGCCTTCCTCGTTGAGCAGGGCGGGGGGATAGCCGCCGTAAGGGGCGAGAATGTGCTCTCGTCTCTGTCCCTGCCTGTGGGCGGGCTGATGAACCCATCGCCGGCGGACGAAGTCATAGATTCTTTCGAGAAGGTCGAGCGGGCTGCGGCGGGCCTGGGGACGGATCTGGAGCACCCTTTCATGGCTATGAGCTTCCTCTCGCTGTCGGTCATACCCGAATTGAAGCTGACCGACCAGGGGTATGTCGATCTCGGCAGGGGCGGCTTGCAGTCGATGTTCATAGAATAA
- a CDS encoding NCS2 family permease, with product MSFLEKQFRLKECGTDVKTEVMAGITTFMTMAYIIFVNPGILSAAGMPFGAVMTATCLSAAIATYLMAFMANYPIALASGMGLNAFFAFGVVLGMGISWEVALAAVFIEGILFILLTLTKLRESVVNDIPMSLKIGISAGIGLFIAFIGLQGAKIIVKDDAVLVALGDLKNLEVGLAVAGFFIMAVLQALKVRGAILIGILVITAAAIPLGIAQAPESLISAPPSVMPTFMKMDFSGLANPNFWIVLFSFFFVDFFDTVGTLVGVTKRADMLDCDGCLPKAKEALMADAVGTVAGAVLGTSTVTSYVESASGVEVGGRTGLTAFVTATLFILALFFSPIVAIVPSCATAPALVLVGVFMMMSVKDMDYDNWTELVPACIAIMVMPFSYSIAVGIEFGIISYVGIKILSGKSKDVSVIMMGLAVLFVAKELFF from the coding sequence ATGTCGTTTTTGGAGAAGCAGTTCAGGCTCAAGGAGTGCGGCACGGACGTTAAGACGGAGGTCATGGCGGGGATAACCACCTTCATGACGATGGCCTACATCATCTTCGTCAACCCCGGCATCCTATCGGCGGCCGGGATGCCGTTCGGCGCGGTTATGACCGCCACGTGTCTGTCCGCGGCCATCGCCACCTACCTGATGGCGTTCATGGCCAACTACCCGATAGCGCTCGCGTCGGGCATGGGGCTCAACGCCTTCTTTGCGTTCGGCGTCGTGCTGGGGATGGGGATCTCCTGGGAGGTCGCGCTCGCGGCGGTGTTCATCGAGGGAATACTCTTCATTCTGCTGACCCTCACCAAGCTGCGCGAGAGCGTGGTCAATGACATCCCCATGTCCCTCAAGATAGGGATCTCGGCCGGCATAGGGCTGTTCATAGCGTTCATCGGCCTGCAGGGCGCGAAGATAATTGTAAAGGACGACGCGGTGCTGGTGGCCCTCGGAGACCTCAAGAACCTGGAGGTAGGTTTAGCAGTAGCGGGATTCTTCATCATGGCCGTGCTGCAGGCTCTAAAGGTCAGAGGCGCGATACTCATCGGGATCTTGGTGATCACAGCCGCGGCGATACCGCTCGGCATCGCCCAGGCGCCGGAGAGCTTGATATCGGCGCCCCCCTCGGTCATGCCCACCTTTATGAAGATGGACTTCTCGGGACTGGCCAACCCCAACTTCTGGATCGTCTTGTTCTCCTTCTTCTTCGTGGACTTCTTCGACACGGTCGGCACTCTCGTCGGGGTCACCAAGCGGGCGGACATGCTTGACTGCGACGGCTGCCTGCCCAAGGCGAAGGAGGCCCTGATGGCCGACGCCGTTGGAACAGTGGCGGGCGCCGTGCTCGGAACCTCGACTGTCACATCCTACGTGGAGAGCGCCAGCGGGGTGGAGGTGGGAGGCAGGACAGGACTCACCGCTTTCGTCACTGCGACCCTGTTCATCCTAGCCCTCTTCTTCTCGCCCATAGTGGCGATAGTGCCGTCCTGCGCGACGGCCCCGGCCCTGGTGCTGGTAGGAGTCTTCATGATGATGAGCGTCAAGGACATGGACTACGACAACTGGACGGAGCTCGTCCCGGCCTGCATCGCCATCATGGTCATGCCCTTCAGCTACAGCATCGCGGTCGGCATTGAGTTCGGCATCATCTCCTACGTGGGGATAAAGATACTCAGCGGAAAGTCGAAGGACGTCAGCGTCATAATGATGGGATTGGCGGTGCTATTCGTCGCCAAGGAGCTGTTCTTCTAG
- a CDS encoding ATP-binding cassette domain-containing protein, with protein sequence MLDAEFSDSFGGFSMNVNLSLGEETGVLFGRSGSGKSMTLRTIAGLRTPKEGLLTLGDRTLYSSFGGVNLPPKERGVGLLFQGLALFPHMTALENVAYALPKGRAGREKAALWLARMKMEGFEDRLPSRLSGGQRQRVALARALAAEPALLLLDEPFSALDGPLRRSLRRELREVRAEAGIPMLYVTHQIEDLCSLGDRVFVIRDGLVEESFPVERLWEKGARGEAWSALGWGNLFRGRIIGCDSECGYRFEGDSLSLSLDGGSHTTGESLVFVAPDRIRILYPDIPIDPDLRGNVFSAVVEETTPLAGAMRLYLTSEHGIIWQAEHPSESYQALNLRPGSKVRFAVPPSSIESWGGERNGERQ encoded by the coding sequence ATGCTTGACGCGGAATTCTCCGATTCGTTCGGCGGTTTCTCCATGAACGTAAACCTGTCCCTGGGGGAGGAGACGGGGGTTCTGTTCGGTCGAAGCGGTTCGGGCAAGAGCATGACCCTCAGGACCATCGCAGGGCTGCGCACCCCGAAGGAGGGCCTGCTGACCCTCGGCGACAGGACCCTCTACTCGTCCTTCGGAGGTGTAAACCTTCCTCCGAAGGAGAGAGGCGTCGGACTGCTCTTCCAGGGGCTTGCCCTCTTCCCTCACATGACGGCATTGGAAAATGTCGCCTACGCCTTGCCGAAAGGCAGGGCCGGGCGAGAAAAGGCGGCCCTGTGGCTGGCGCGCATGAAGATGGAAGGATTCGAGGACAGGTTGCCTTCGCGCCTGTCCGGGGGGCAGCGCCAGAGGGTGGCTCTTGCCCGGGCACTCGCTGCTGAGCCGGCACTGCTGCTGCTCGACGAGCCCTTCAGCGCACTGGACGGACCTCTCAGACGCAGCCTTCGCAGAGAGTTGAGGGAGGTTCGGGCCGAGGCGGGAATACCGATGCTGTACGTAACGCACCAGATCGAGGACCTATGCTCGCTCGGGGACAGGGTCTTCGTGATCCGCGACGGGCTTGTGGAGGAGAGTTTCCCCGTGGAGCGCCTTTGGGAGAAGGGCGCGCGGGGCGAGGCTTGGAGCGCCCTGGGATGGGGCAACCTGTTCAGAGGCCGGATAATCGGCTGCGACAGCGAGTGCGGCTACCGGTTCGAGGGCGACAGCCTGTCGCTCTCGCTTGACGGCGGATCACACACGACGGGGGAAAGCCTCGTGTTCGTCGCGCCTGACAGGATACGCATACTCTACCCGGACATTCCGATCGACCCGGACCTTCGCGGCAACGTCTTCTCCGCCGTAGTAGAGGAGACCACGCCGCTGGCAGGCGCGATGCGCCTGTACCTTACCTCCGAGCACGGGATAATCTGGCAGGCGGAGCATCCGTCGGAGTCCTACCAGGCATTGAACTTGCGCCCCGGTTCAAAGGTTCGCTTCGCTGTGCCTCCGTCAAGCATAGAGTCGTGGGGCGGAGAGCGCAACGGCGAGAGACAGTGA
- the modB gene encoding molybdate ABC transporter permease subunit — protein sequence MIRPLLLSLRVLCFAIPLLILLGGGIGWILARSRFPGKGFVSLLVQLPLILPPSVMGFYLLFAIGKSPMLKPLGILFSFRALVLAAVVSALPIMIQSARAAFSSVERELEDAARTLGKGEWTVFRTITLPLSRRTLLVGLALSSARALGDFGVSLMIAGNIPSRTQTLPLYIYNRVETLDFAGAHAASLLLVGAGFASLYLVRLLEEGRNEHHA from the coding sequence ATGATACGCCCGCTGTTGCTCAGCCTGCGAGTCCTCTGCTTCGCTATCCCGCTGCTGATACTTCTAGGGGGCGGGATAGGATGGATTCTGGCCCGCTCCCGGTTTCCCGGCAAGGGATTCGTCTCCCTACTGGTGCAGCTTCCATTGATACTGCCCCCGTCCGTGATGGGCTTCTACCTGCTCTTTGCGATCGGCAAGTCACCCATGCTGAAGCCGCTCGGAATCCTCTTCTCCTTCCGCGCGCTGGTGCTGGCGGCGGTGGTCTCGGCCCTTCCCATCATGATCCAGTCCGCCCGCGCTGCGTTCTCCTCGGTGGAGCGCGAGCTGGAGGACGCCGCGCGCACTCTCGGCAAGGGAGAGTGGACTGTATTTCGCACCATCACCCTTCCGCTGTCCCGCCGCACTCTGCTGGTAGGTCTGGCTCTGTCGTCCGCAAGGGCACTCGGCGACTTCGGCGTCTCCCTGATGATCGCGGGCAACATTCCGAGCAGGACCCAGACTCTTCCCCTCTATATCTACAACCGGGTGGAGACGCTGGACTTCGCGGGGGCTCATGCCGCATCCCTGCTGCTTGTGGGCGCAGGATTCGCGAGCCTCTACCTGGTCAGGCTCCTAGAGGAGGGGAGGAATGAGCACCATGCTTGA
- the modA gene encoding molybdate ABC transporter substrate-binding protein, whose translation MRVFLNRLLICSMIIAFAFGVSSAAANDRAGIVAAAASLQSMLAEVLPWFNGARDTELEGVFGASGNLARQIETGAPFDLFLSADEQWARYAEERKLLEGSPLPFAVMPLVLWHSGEASPSLDLLGDRTKSVAIANPETAPFGKRARTYLSEKGLLEDLEADERLFIGGDVLKTGLAAMSGAADLAILPLSTAASLGEGAWTLLDAEPQTLFGGLVSGRASRSAVEFWEFIRSPEALPFLEKYGFMAP comes from the coding sequence ATGAGAGTCTTTCTTAACAGGCTGTTAATCTGCTCAATGATAATCGCATTCGCCTTCGGCGTTTCCAGCGCCGCGGCAAATGACAGGGCGGGGATCGTCGCGGCCGCCGCGTCGCTTCAGTCAATGCTCGCTGAAGTCTTGCCCTGGTTCAACGGAGCCCGGGACACGGAGCTCGAAGGAGTATTCGGAGCGTCCGGCAACCTGGCAAGGCAGATAGAGACGGGGGCGCCGTTCGACCTGTTTCTCAGTGCGGACGAGCAGTGGGCGCGCTACGCGGAGGAGAGGAAGTTGCTGGAAGGATCTCCCCTTCCATTCGCGGTAATGCCGCTGGTCCTCTGGCACTCCGGAGAGGCTTCACCCTCCCTCGATCTGCTCGGTGACAGGACGAAGAGCGTCGCAATCGCCAACCCCGAGACGGCGCCCTTCGGAAAGAGAGCCCGGACCTACCTGTCCGAAAAGGGACTGCTTGAGGATTTGGAGGCAGATGAAAGGCTTTTCATAGGGGGAGATGTGCTGAAGACAGGCCTTGCCGCAATGAGCGGCGCGGCGGATCTGGCTATCCTGCCGCTGAGCACCGCGGCCTCGCTCGGCGAGGGAGCCTGGACACTGCTGGACGCCGAGCCCCAGACACTGTTCGGAGGGCTCGTCAGTGGGCGGGCATCCCGGTCGGCGGTTGAGTTTTGGGAGTTCATCCGCTCACCGGAGGCACTCCCCTTTCTCGAGAAGTACGGCTTCATGGCACCCTGA
- a CDS encoding energy-coupling factor ABC transporter ATP-binding protein: MKTPVYKLKDIVCGYDGKPVLWIDSLALNDDGPVAFVGHNGSGKSTLLNLLAFLLPPISGNLLFMGESADIDGKDALNVTMLMQDPYLLRRSVFDNVAYGLKARGARDVRDRVVEALEMVGLSPDFARREWYQLSGGEARRVALASRLVLRTKVLLLDEPTANVDEENAQLIARVILDARKLWGALPFIATHDLQWLDGVTQKRIFLRRGRIERMDT, translated from the coding sequence ATGAAGACCCCTGTCTACAAGCTGAAGGACATAGTCTGCGGCTACGACGGCAAGCCGGTCCTGTGGATCGACTCGCTGGCCCTTAATGACGATGGCCCCGTGGCCTTCGTCGGGCATAACGGCAGCGGAAAGAGCACCCTGCTGAACCTCCTCGCGTTCCTTCTGCCTCCCATCTCGGGGAACCTTCTTTTCATGGGAGAAAGTGCCGATATCGACGGCAAGGACGCGCTGAACGTAACCATGCTGATGCAGGACCCCTACCTGCTGAGGCGGTCCGTGTTCGATAATGTCGCCTACGGACTGAAGGCCCGCGGGGCCAGGGATGTCCGCGACAGGGTCGTCGAGGCGCTGGAGATGGTCGGCCTCTCCCCTGACTTCGCGCGGAGGGAGTGGTACCAGCTCTCAGGCGGGGAGGCCCGGCGAGTCGCGCTCGCCTCGCGCCTGGTGCTCAGGACGAAAGTACTGCTTCTGGATGAGCCAACCGCTAACGTGGACGAGGAGAACGCACAGCTGATAGCTCGAGTCATACTCGACGCGCGCAAACTCTGGGGCGCCCTTCCCTTCATAGCCACGCACGACCTGCAGTGGCTCGACGGAGTGACCCAAAAGAGAATCTTCCTGCGGCGCGGGAGGATCGAGAGGATGGATACCTGA
- a CDS encoding ABC transporter permease, which produces MNYLSEGFIQGFSLLFSGDEEVWSAVFETLRLSSLSMSVSLLIGIPAGFALGHFSFPGRRGIRLLVDTLLSIPTVVVGLFVYSFISNRGPFGRFELLFTTTGMAIGQTILALPIIIALTASAVENTDRRLRFTLLTLGARGRRLLLSTLWEARHQILLAAVTAYGRVTAEVGVSMMLGGNIKWHTRTVTTAITLETGKGNFATGIALGVLLLCLSFGLNWSVSFLRGRSAV; this is translated from the coding sequence TTGAACTACCTCTCCGAGGGCTTCATACAGGGCTTCTCTCTCCTCTTCTCCGGCGACGAGGAGGTCTGGTCCGCAGTTTTCGAGACTCTGAGGCTATCGAGCCTGTCAATGTCCGTCTCCCTTCTCATAGGCATACCCGCGGGTTTCGCGCTGGGGCACTTCTCGTTCCCCGGCAGGCGAGGGATTCGACTGCTGGTGGACACGCTTCTTTCGATACCCACCGTGGTCGTCGGCCTGTTCGTCTATTCGTTCATATCCAACCGAGGCCCGTTCGGCAGGTTCGAGCTGCTCTTCACCACCACTGGAATGGCGATCGGACAGACGATATTGGCCCTGCCGATCATCATCGCGCTCACCGCCTCCGCAGTCGAGAACACCGATCGTCGCCTCCGTTTCACTCTTCTCACGCTTGGCGCCAGGGGACGGAGGCTGCTGCTGTCCACCCTGTGGGAGGCTCGCCACCAGATACTGCTGGCCGCGGTCACAGCCTACGGGAGAGTGACAGCCGAGGTGGGCGTGTCGATGATGCTCGGCGGCAACATCAAGTGGCACACGAGGACCGTGACTACCGCCATAACGCTCGAGACAGGCAAGGGCAACTTCGCCACCGGGATAGCGTTGGGGGTGCTGCTGCTGTGTCTCTCCTTCGGGCTCAACTGGAGCGTCTCATTCCTCCGCGGAAGGAGCGCGGTGTGA
- a CDS encoding tungsten ABC transporter substrate-binding protein, with protein sequence MVVSLRRLCAFVLIVVLVVFGAGACSATEVLRMATTTSTDNTGLLDYLAELLLEEKDIELQWVAVGTGKALEYGRNGDVDVLLVHDPEAEAKFVEEGAGVNRRQVMYNDFIIVGPDSDPAKIRGLSVTEAYKKIATEEEPFASRADKSGTHMAELRLWAAAGVQEPDREKWYIQTGQGMLETLMIGAERKGYVFTDRGTFIKYEDSQKEHAGLAIVLEGDDSLKNQYSVIAVNPEKWENTRYDLAMTYIDWMASPSTQKAIADFSLLGKQLFFPNAEQ encoded by the coding sequence ATAGTTGTGAGTCTTCGCAGACTTTGTGCCTTCGTTCTGATCGTTGTCTTGGTCGTATTCGGTGCGGGTGCCTGCTCGGCGACGGAGGTCCTTCGCATGGCCACCACCACCAGCACCGACAACACCGGCCTGCTCGACTACCTCGCCGAGCTCCTGCTGGAGGAGAAGGACATCGAGCTTCAGTGGGTAGCGGTCGGCACAGGCAAGGCCCTGGAGTACGGTAGAAACGGCGATGTCGACGTGCTGCTGGTTCACGACCCCGAGGCCGAGGCCAAGTTCGTGGAAGAGGGTGCGGGAGTCAACCGCCGCCAGGTCATGTACAACGACTTCATAATCGTGGGGCCCGACTCGGACCCGGCGAAGATCCGGGGGCTCTCCGTCACGGAGGCTTATAAAAAGATTGCGACCGAGGAAGAGCCGTTCGCCAGCCGCGCGGACAAGTCCGGCACTCACATGGCCGAGCTTCGCCTCTGGGCCGCGGCCGGCGTGCAGGAGCCGGACAGGGAGAAGTGGTACATCCAGACCGGGCAGGGTATGCTCGAGACGCTCATGATAGGCGCGGAGCGCAAGGGCTACGTCTTCACCGACCGAGGGACTTTCATCAAGTACGAGGATTCGCAGAAGGAGCACGCCGGCCTGGCGATAGTGCTGGAGGGCGACGACTCGCTTAAGAACCAGTACAGTGTCATAGCCGTCAACCCGGAGAAGTGGGAGAACACACGCTATGACCTGGCCATGACCTACATAGACTGGATGGCCTCGCCGTCGACCCAGAAGGCCATCGCAGACTTCTCCCTGCTGGGCAAGCAGCTCTTCTTCCCTAACGCCGAGCAGTAA